From the genome of Spinacia oleracea cultivar Varoflay chromosome 2, BTI_SOV_V1, whole genome shotgun sequence, one region includes:
- the LOC130466842 gene encoding uncharacterized protein, whose protein sequence is MCIENSMHHYCPICYEVCLSSYVTRSRAQLTRHIGGRKWRKLESRPRMKVPSPIPPPHKPLSFTRSSAFRLPSLIVEFMGGVSSAFPMQSSLLNSTLEDKNLFEIPKFKSLLKQLVTMEVILWTVLWNEFEGEFDNEKNLLGGPLGEKAGDDLKQRVIEHVTIVVVAVPEGPPPYLFTLT, encoded by the exons ATGTGTATTGAGAACTCCATGCATCATTACTGCCCAATATGTTACGAGGTCTGTCTATCAAGTTATGTTACGAGATCTCGCGCTCAGCTCACTCGACACATAGGAGGGAGAAAATGGCGAAAGCTCGAAAGCCGTCCAAGAATGAAGGTTCCAAGTCCGATTCCTCCTCCGCATAAGCCCTTGTCCTTCACCAGAAGCTCTGCCTTTCGATTGCCATCATTAATCGTCGAATTCATGGGTGGAGTTAGCTCTGCCTTTCCAATGCAGTCAAGCCTTTTGAACTCTACTCTTGAGGATAAGAACCTTTTtgaaatccccaaattcaa GTCACTGTTGAAACAGTTGGTGACAATGGAGGTTATCCTCTGGACAGTTCTTTGGAATGAATTTGAGGGTGAATTTGATAATGAGAAGAATTTGCTTGGAGGCCCTTTAGGCGAGAAAGCTGGTGATGATCTTAAACAAAGGGTCATCGAACAT GTCACAATTGTGGTTGTTGCAGTACCTGAAGGACCCCCCCCATACTTGTTTACTTTAACATAA